In Aulosira sp. FACHB-615, the following are encoded in one genomic region:
- a CDS encoding AAA family ATPase → MTKTSPVKTDKTASAEERLGQLRQELNKIFLERNTVIDGVLAVLLTNGNAVLFGPPGCAKSWMLQELCSAIEGANFFDRLLQRAQPPEELLGQPSLVALQQQDSLIRNTKNRLPEAHIAFLDEIFRCNATTLNALLRLINERVFENPDPQPVPLLFLCGAANDVPEDEELRAFVDRFVYRPWVSYVRKTASRRELINRARNNVKLAVSTRLTLEEISHLQAQVQTVLFPDSIVESLLQCQSALLREGFDISDRKLQHLVKLLQAHAYVQGDAEVYIESFHELLPDCVWKKEPLERQKIAQILNQVIPDVNQQAVNWYDAAKEEVKKVQLAAKEYDLRPRNDTEKKLIDTAHNAAKHLEDVSRQIEKLLSQNQGKNVRRAKRILTDIREDLMLEVAKYKEKVYS, encoded by the coding sequence ATGACAAAAACTTCCCCTGTAAAAACCGATAAAACTGCTTCAGCTGAAGAACGGCTTGGGCAACTGCGTCAGGAATTGAACAAAATCTTTTTAGAACGGAACACCGTGATCGATGGTGTATTGGCAGTACTTTTGACCAATGGCAATGCAGTGTTATTTGGGCCGCCAGGGTGTGCCAAATCTTGGATGCTTCAAGAATTGTGCAGTGCTATTGAAGGAGCTAACTTTTTTGATCGCTTACTGCAACGCGCTCAACCACCGGAGGAACTGTTGGGGCAGCCGTCTCTAGTTGCCTTGCAGCAGCAGGACTCACTCATCCGTAACACCAAAAACCGCCTGCCAGAAGCCCATATTGCTTTTTTAGATGAAATATTCCGTTGTAATGCAACCACATTGAATGCTCTTCTGCGACTGATCAACGAGCGGGTTTTCGAGAATCCAGATCCGCAACCAGTACCACTGCTATTTCTATGTGGAGCAGCCAACGATGTACCCGAAGACGAAGAACTCCGGGCATTCGTTGACCGTTTCGTGTATCGTCCTTGGGTTTCTTACGTGAGAAAAACCGCTTCCCGTCGGGAACTCATCAATCGTGCCAGAAACAATGTCAAACTTGCTGTTTCTACTCGGCTGACTTTAGAGGAAATTAGCCACTTACAAGCACAAGTGCAAACAGTACTTTTTCCTGACTCTATTGTAGAATCCCTACTTCAGTGTCAGTCTGCACTCTTACGAGAAGGTTTCGATATCAGCGATCGCAAACTTCAGCATTTGGTGAAGCTTTTGCAAGCACACGCCTACGTTCAGGGCGATGCTGAAGTATATATAGAGTCGTTCCACGAGTTATTACCCGACTGTGTATGGAAAAAAGAACCTCTTGAACGGCAAAAAATAGCACAGATTTTGAATCAGGTAATTCCTGATGTCAATCAACAGGCAGTAAATTGGTATGACGCAGCAAAAGAAGAAGTCAAAAAAGTACAACTTGCTGCTAAAGAATACGATCTCCGTCCTCGTAACGACACGGAGAAAAAACTCATTGACACCGCCCATAATGCTGCAAAGCATTTAGAGGATGTCTCTCGTCAAATTGAGAAATTATTGTCCCAGAATCAAGGTAAAAATGTCCGTAGGGCAAAGCGAATACTGACGGACATCAGGGAAGATTTGATGTTAGAGGTCGCCAAGTACAAAGAGAAAGTTTACTCGTAA
- a CDS encoding HNH endonuclease, protein MSSNSISTELRKLVINRASGRCEYCLIHSSYSIYTHEVDHIIAIKHGGETSSENLALSCLSCNRHKGSDFATIDAETGEIVPLFNPRRQKWDEHFYFEGARIEGKTQIGKASTRLLQFNIPNRLLQRQVLMSQQKYP, encoded by the coding sequence ATGTCTTCTAATTCAATTTCTACAGAACTGAGAAAGCTGGTCATAAATAGAGCTTCAGGACGTTGTGAATATTGTTTAATTCATTCGAGCTATTCGATTTATACTCATGAAGTAGATCATATTATCGCTATTAAACATGGTGGTGAAACTAGTAGCGAGAACTTAGCACTTTCATGCCTATCGTGTAATCGACATAAGGGTTCTGATTTTGCGACTATCGATGCAGAAACAGGAGAAATTGTTCCATTGTTTAACCCGCGTCGCCAAAAATGGGATGAACATTTCTATTTTGAAGGTGCAAGAATTGAGGGAAAAACTCAGATTGGAAAAGCGAGTACTAGGTTGCTTCAGTTTAATATTCCTAATCGATTACTTCAACGACAAGTGTTAATGAGCCAACAAAAATATCCGTAA
- a CDS encoding VWA domain-containing protein produces the protein MIPEEFPPFVYEVSSLSRLFWREFAITFHTDELFSQGERLPGFASFTVEIFHRLYYEPAPEKLDPSPPESAWAEKLHNEFSEIIGFENLVRQCQGNQLAAGVATMEFCKTVLDRLPQPGYKLQDPQKLRDFIKQLKNSSQSPAKILKQMSTLNKQEKKALGELIRSVEDDTDEMLATLRLLGQSAVQDAEYYAQGLDSSEIRQTIRVAVAETEEKLSELTQWLEMIGLNWGIEEGTEQTVSSVEKMELASRIATNEKLKLIAKLSGSLKDIADKKRRTKTEDAFGELSSIELGNNLARLLPLELQKLTQPELFPLFAKGYYEHSLLQYKIVGKEKKSKGPLIVCLDSSGSMAGHPDTWAKAVTAVLLQIAHKDNRHFRVIHFDTRVRRTDDFPPKHHDYRKFLDSMLSFYSGGGTNWEPALFEAIKYIDNDQSLHKADIVLITDALCDMSQDVVEKLKSNKQHLQTNIFSILIGNHSEKNLTKFSDRIWVIKDLSFEASNQIEELFLI, from the coding sequence ATGATTCCTGAAGAGTTTCCACCGTTTGTTTATGAAGTCAGCAGTCTCTCCCGGCTTTTCTGGAGGGAGTTTGCGATTACTTTTCATACTGATGAATTGTTTTCTCAGGGTGAGCGACTGCCAGGGTTTGCCAGTTTTACAGTTGAAATATTTCATCGGCTGTACTACGAACCTGCACCGGAAAAACTAGATCCATCACCTCCAGAGAGTGCTTGGGCAGAAAAACTGCATAATGAATTCTCAGAAATAATCGGATTTGAGAATCTGGTACGGCAGTGCCAGGGCAATCAACTGGCCGCCGGAGTAGCGACAATGGAATTCTGCAAAACAGTGTTAGACCGATTGCCTCAACCGGGGTATAAGTTACAAGATCCACAGAAATTAAGGGACTTCATTAAGCAACTTAAAAATTCCTCCCAATCTCCAGCAAAAATTCTCAAGCAGATGTCTACTTTGAACAAACAGGAGAAAAAAGCACTGGGGGAACTAATTCGCTCAGTTGAGGATGATACAGATGAAATGCTGGCAACACTTCGGTTGTTGGGTCAGTCAGCAGTGCAAGATGCCGAGTATTATGCTCAAGGCTTGGACTCTTCAGAAATCAGGCAAACGATAAGAGTGGCTGTAGCAGAAACTGAGGAGAAATTATCAGAACTCACCCAATGGTTGGAAATGATTGGTTTAAACTGGGGCATAGAAGAAGGAACAGAACAAACGGTTTCCTCTGTTGAAAAGATGGAGCTTGCTAGTAGAATTGCGACCAATGAAAAACTCAAGCTGATTGCAAAGCTGTCAGGTTCCTTGAAGGATATTGCAGATAAAAAGCGCCGTACCAAAACGGAAGATGCTTTTGGCGAACTCAGCAGTATTGAACTGGGAAATAATTTAGCTCGACTCCTGCCTTTGGAACTTCAGAAACTCACACAACCGGAACTCTTTCCTTTATTTGCCAAAGGGTACTATGAACATTCTCTACTTCAGTACAAGATTGTAGGCAAGGAGAAAAAGTCAAAAGGGCCATTAATTGTGTGCCTGGATTCTTCTGGCTCAATGGCGGGACACCCTGATACTTGGGCCAAAGCAGTAACAGCAGTTCTGTTGCAAATTGCTCACAAGGATAACCGCCACTTCCGTGTCATCCATTTTGATACCAGGGTTCGCCGGACAGATGATTTTCCACCAAAACATCATGATTACCGGAAATTCCTAGACTCGATGCTGAGTTTTTACAGTGGTGGGGGTACAAATTGGGAACCAGCCCTATTTGAAGCTATTAAATACATAGACAATGATCAGAGCTTGCACAAAGCCGATATTGTTCTGATTACAGATGCCTTGTGTGATATGAGTCAAGACGTTGTAGAAAAACTTAAATCTAACAAACAACACCTACAAACAAATATTTTCTCCATTCTAATTGGAAACCATAGTGAAAAAAATCTGACAAAATTCAGCGATCGCATTTGGGTAATTAAAGATTTAAGTTTTGAAGCTTCTAATCAAATAGAAGAATTATTTCTAATTTGA
- a CDS encoding site-specific integrase, whose product MNYSRDSLPPINLIPLKDKTDNREERVRKNRLIKIATPTDIRFVKVLEFLRSNNLSVNSRKLYERELKRFLGWTQLSYHELRPRHLALYKEYLRDEVQTDTGKPLSKSSINAGISALKSFFKWMCCTYPDIMAANPTLGVKLEKIPLPPAQSLTAEQMERVWSALELLGETKQRDTALVHILSHGLRAGEIVELNVGSFDGKLLFLPDTKTNEPRLVPLRKESREVLTEYLLSREELGEELNSLTPLMISHHASYKGERLSYHGIYFAVEKIGELAGIEELHPHSFRHTYATDLLMLGIDPSHARKLTGHTSEKAFRRYTLRSEQEAAIAAYYRAIGEEPEKES is encoded by the coding sequence ATGAATTATAGTAGAGATTCTTTACCACCAATCAACCTCATCCCTCTTAAAGATAAAACTGATAATAGAGAAGAACGAGTAAGAAAAAATAGGCTGATAAAAATAGCTACACCAACCGATATTCGCTTTGTAAAAGTACTGGAATTTTTACGGAGCAACAATCTATCCGTGAATAGTCGCAAGTTGTACGAACGGGAACTGAAGCGGTTTTTGGGATGGACGCAGTTGTCTTATCATGAGCTACGCCCACGTCACTTAGCATTATATAAAGAATATCTGCGAGACGAAGTACAGACTGATACAGGTAAACCGCTTTCAAAAAGTAGTATCAATGCCGGGATTTCAGCACTCAAAAGCTTTTTCAAATGGATGTGTTGCACATATCCTGACATCATGGCGGCAAATCCAACGCTAGGAGTGAAACTAGAAAAAATTCCCCTACCACCAGCCCAAAGTTTAACAGCAGAACAGATGGAGAGGGTATGGTCAGCGTTAGAATTACTGGGAGAAACAAAGCAACGGGACACCGCGCTTGTCCACATTCTGAGCCACGGACTCCGCGCTGGGGAAATTGTCGAGTTAAATGTTGGGTCATTCGATGGCAAGCTACTGTTCTTACCCGATACCAAAACCAATGAACCGCGCCTAGTGCCATTGCGAAAGGAAAGCCGAGAAGTATTAACTGAGTATTTGCTTTCGCGTGAAGAACTTGGAGAAGAATTAAACAGCCTCACCCCACTGATGATTTCGCACCATGCGTCATATAAAGGTGAACGCTTGAGTTATCACGGAATTTACTTTGCGGTGGAGAAAATAGGTGAGCTTGCAGGCATTGAAGAACTACACCCGCATTCGTTTCGACACACTTACGCTACTGACTTGTTAATGTTGGGCATAGATCCAAGCCATGCAAGGAAGTTGACAGGACATACTAGTGAGAAGGCATTTAGACGGTACACACTTCGCTCGGAACAAGAAGCGGCAATAGCGGCTTACTATCGAGCGATAGGTGAGGAGCCAGAAAAGGAGTCCTAA
- a CDS encoding tyrosine-type recombinase/integrase → MKIDRHGRAKILTPEEIQLLFSQGVDSLRDKALFAVMLYTACRASEAVTLLKRDVYDSRGKVRNKITFRKGNTKNKLATRAIPVIQELRIRLQAYQPRDDSLWLFPGNPDHSRAGSHLHRDSALWIVRVACQRTGIEGVSSHSFRRTALTTMSNAGIPLRVIQEISGHRTLDELYKYLEVKEEQILGAVSSLSLLAPVEENDFEKTGKVEVVKKSDQQRH, encoded by the coding sequence TTGAAGATTGATCGGCACGGCAGAGCCAAAATCCTCACACCAGAAGAAATTCAACTTCTGTTCTCGCAGGGAGTAGACTCACTACGAGACAAAGCGTTATTTGCCGTGATGCTTTACACCGCTTGTCGAGCTTCGGAAGCAGTGACCCTGCTCAAGCGCGATGTGTATGACTCCAGAGGAAAAGTCAGAAATAAAATCACTTTTCGCAAAGGGAATACAAAAAATAAACTGGCTACCCGCGCCATACCTGTAATTCAAGAGTTGCGAATCAGGCTACAAGCATATCAACCGCGAGATGATTCACTGTGGCTATTTCCGGGAAATCCAGACCACTCCAGAGCGGGTAGCCACCTGCACCGAGATTCGGCACTGTGGATAGTGAGAGTAGCTTGTCAACGAACAGGAATTGAGGGCGTAAGCTCACATAGTTTTCGTCGCACAGCACTCACAACCATGAGTAATGCCGGAATTCCCTTAAGAGTAATTCAGGAAATTTCTGGACATCGCACCTTGGATGAGCTTTACAAGTATTTGGAGGTAAAAGAAGAACAAATATTAGGAGCGGTATCATCGTTATCACTGCTTGCCCCGGTTGAAGAAAACGACTTCGAGAAAACTGGGAAAGTCGAAGTGGTCAAAAAATCGGATCAGCAAAGGCATTAA
- a CDS encoding four helix bundle protein, whose amino-acid sequence MSYREQFIWKQGITLAINCYKLTEQFPKTELYGLTSQIRRSSVSVPSNIAEGYGRRTKNEYIQFLHIALGSLRELDTQLIIAKEVKLASPELFEPVLHHVDRVQGMLVSSIQKIKD is encoded by the coding sequence ATGAGTTACAGAGAACAATTCATTTGGAAACAAGGTATCACATTAGCTATAAATTGCTATAAACTAACAGAGCAGTTTCCCAAAACAGAGCTTTATGGATTAACTAGTCAAATAAGACGTTCTTCGGTTTCTGTACCCAGCAATATAGCTGAAGGATATGGACGCAGAACCAAGAATGAATACATCCAATTTTTGCACATTGCGTTAGGCTCTTTAAGAGAATTGGATACACAATTGATTATTGCAAAAGAAGTGAAATTAGCTAGTCCTGAATTATTTGAACCTGTCTTACATCACGTTGATAGAGTTCAGGGAATGCTGGTTTCTAGTATCCAAAAAATAAAAGATTAA
- a CDS encoding plasmid replication protein, CyRepA1 family, with the protein MSQSPIEYPNNLTAAEYHELTVGSAIHPALIERNFFHIEGETVYDYLFISPTLPRKNAGRVTDGLLKLYLHLMAGGMWIASLDPYNDWKPMEWGRIKPTNPRIDWLKGKSVKYESPPKVPNRVTYFDIADCIWKRVARRYNIKRYDSPLARRLQDRYNLLRFWEWVISHPEIPIILCEGEKKAACLLSLGFVAIALPGIWNGRVGKKDFDERLHPDLLPLAQPGRKFQILFDYETKLKTRWSVYQATVRTGKAIEAVGCVCEVALLSGPEKGVDDFVVARGEDANALLTAIIDDAHSLKDYQQSFLIKHRGLRKYRPDALINTKYLTQAVAVQDKAATNPPAHTVCVSRTEQQPEAMDFPKPSPPEEIPPGHRGKIRYKLKKLRQNKQPKSIVFPLTGLVVLISDMGTGKTELMRWWRDAHPDQRFLNNGHRVNLLKNLAERLKTLMYSDLGYAGMATAQALSITIDSLYKLNTQALAYGCIFIDETCQYLTHLLHSNTCKEHRALILSVLEHIVYNAPLVVIADAHMDDITIDFFLSMRPVGEQPYIIKNEWKNGERTIYWYEGMDSSALVAQISAAIMMSQKLMVVSDSKRFIKKLERMFTVRIEPSSAPSHPHTNQTTPLRIWSIHSDNSGSEENVAFIKDITNAVKNIDVLLTSPSLGTGVDISQYHFDLVFGVFHAVSQTATECAQQLWRYRPKVPIHVWVAPIPPFGYKETNPTKIKERILQTNEITAFLIKIDRETGKRGVEKDWALDAYCQIQASRHQSINNLRADLRSLLSDMGNTIVPTGDHLDVEAWESLKYAADALDAAHHQSVAKANTISRSEYRARQSKDYLSPEEMNECEKFRIWDSYGMEVTESLVEKDNGGKLISAIASLEAILSSSQETIVDSRTNQQYPAPPEFVSAKDLSERNKLPFCTDWGNYSAKWLARFNLGLHDILKRLVAGEEITAADEQLLLMTHIAKECAAHIKAILGFTVPPDCQPIWLLATLVAQLGLSLDFRKQGKRGQQVKLFFLSKSELNFALQVIAHRQKQRADYIQTQPLQGLDLSSPSVSTPLTIGIGNSLVEGVDTTASKEVGGLRCRGAEGQESFTPAPHHPCAPASECDRTALLHCVEMLRSGIALGFDAIKGILKRWTTDWRWEVVLELDEIAPDELQALALAFPQFYDWLSEAVLPVEGG; encoded by the coding sequence ATGAGCCAATCCCCAATTGAATATCCCAACAATCTCACCGCAGCGGAGTATCATGAACTGACGGTGGGAAGTGCCATTCATCCGGCACTAATTGAGCGCAACTTCTTCCATATTGAGGGAGAAACAGTTTACGATTATCTATTCATCTCCCCTACACTCCCCAGAAAAAACGCTGGGCGAGTGACGGATGGGCTGTTGAAGTTATATCTGCATTTAATGGCAGGGGGAATGTGGATTGCTTCACTTGACCCGTACAACGACTGGAAACCAATGGAGTGGGGGCGCATCAAGCCGACAAACCCTCGCATTGATTGGCTTAAAGGTAAGTCGGTTAAGTATGAGTCGCCCCCAAAAGTCCCCAACCGTGTCACTTATTTTGATATTGCCGATTGTATTTGGAAGCGGGTAGCGCGGCGGTACAACATTAAACGCTATGATTCACCGTTAGCCCGACGCTTACAAGATAGGTACAACTTGCTCCGGTTCTGGGAATGGGTAATCTCTCATCCAGAAATCCCGATTATTCTCTGCGAGGGCGAGAAGAAGGCGGCCTGTTTGCTAAGTTTGGGGTTTGTGGCGATCGCACTGCCAGGGATTTGGAACGGACGAGTAGGTAAAAAGGATTTCGATGAAAGGCTGCATCCGGATCTACTACCACTGGCACAACCTGGGCGGAAATTCCAGATCCTGTTTGACTACGAGACGAAACTGAAAACTCGTTGGTCGGTCTACCAAGCAACTGTAAGGACTGGTAAAGCGATTGAGGCTGTTGGCTGTGTTTGCGAAGTTGCACTACTGTCAGGGCCGGAGAAAGGCGTTGATGATTTTGTGGTTGCTAGAGGTGAGGATGCTAACGCACTACTGACGGCAATTATAGATGATGCTCACTCATTGAAGGATTACCAGCAATCGTTCCTCATCAAGCACCGGGGACTGAGAAAGTATAGACCAGATGCGCTGATCAATACAAAATATTTGACCCAAGCAGTTGCAGTTCAGGATAAAGCCGCAACTAACCCACCAGCGCATACAGTATGTGTCTCACGAACAGAACAACAACCGGAAGCAATGGATTTTCCAAAGCCCTCACCACCAGAGGAAATCCCCCCAGGTCATCGCGGAAAAATTCGCTACAAACTCAAAAAATTGAGACAGAATAAACAACCCAAAAGTATTGTCTTCCCACTCACTGGGTTAGTGGTACTGATTTCTGATATGGGAACAGGTAAAACCGAGTTAATGCGTTGGTGGCGAGATGCTCACCCAGATCAACGATTTCTCAACAACGGGCATCGGGTGAATCTGCTGAAAAACTTGGCAGAGCGTTTGAAAACCTTGATGTATTCTGACCTTGGTTATGCTGGCATGGCTACTGCACAGGCATTGAGCATCACCATCGACAGTTTATATAAGTTAAACACCCAAGCCCTAGCTTATGGCTGCATTTTCATTGACGAAACTTGCCAATACCTGACACACCTACTGCATAGTAATACTTGTAAGGAACACCGCGCCCTGATATTGTCCGTATTAGAACATATTGTTTACAATGCGCCTTTAGTTGTCATCGCTGACGCTCACATGGACGACATCACCATCGACTTTTTCCTGTCCATGCGACCCGTTGGGGAGCAACCATACATTATCAAAAATGAATGGAAGAATGGAGAGCGCACCATCTATTGGTATGAGGGGATGGATTCTTCCGCGTTGGTGGCGCAAATCTCGGCGGCAATCATGATGAGTCAAAAACTCATGGTGGTGTCTGACTCAAAGCGGTTCATCAAAAAACTGGAACGGATGTTCACTGTACGTATTGAACCATCATCTGCGCCTTCTCACCCACACACGAACCAAACTACACCATTGAGAATTTGGTCGATTCATTCAGATAATAGTGGTTCTGAAGAAAACGTAGCATTTATCAAAGACATTACCAACGCTGTCAAGAATATAGATGTACTTCTAACTTCGCCTAGTCTGGGTACTGGTGTTGACATCTCACAATATCATTTTGATTTAGTATTCGGTGTGTTTCATGCCGTGAGCCAAACTGCCACCGAATGCGCTCAACAGCTGTGGCGTTATCGTCCCAAAGTGCCAATTCATGTGTGGGTAGCTCCTATTCCACCCTTCGGTTACAAAGAAACCAATCCTACCAAAATCAAAGAAAGGATACTTCAAACTAATGAAATCACTGCTTTCTTAATCAAAATCGACCGTGAAACAGGCAAGCGGGGGGTTGAGAAAGATTGGGCATTAGACGCTTACTGTCAAATTCAAGCTTCTCGTCACCAATCAATTAACAATCTTCGGGCTGATCTGAGATCGCTGTTGTCCGATATGGGCAATACTATTGTCCCAACCGGAGATCATCTTGATGTTGAGGCTTGGGAATCCTTAAAATATGCGGCTGACGCTCTAGATGCTGCTCATCATCAGTCTGTCGCCAAAGCCAATACCATATCAAGAAGTGAGTACCGCGCACGGCAAAGTAAGGATTATCTTTCGCCTGAAGAGATGAATGAGTGTGAGAAGTTTCGGATTTGGGACTCTTACGGTATGGAAGTCACCGAATCTCTGGTGGAAAAAGATAACGGCGGTAAATTAATTAGTGCGATCGCATCTTTAGAGGCCATCTTATCTTCATCCCAAGAGACAATCGTTGATTCTCGGACTAACCAACAATACCCCGCACCCCCAGAATTTGTCAGTGCCAAAGATTTATCCGAGCGAAATAAATTACCTTTCTGTACAGATTGGGGGAATTACTCTGCCAAGTGGCTGGCCAGATTCAACTTAGGATTGCACGACATTCTCAAAAGGTTAGTAGCTGGTGAAGAAATTACTGCCGCCGACGAACAACTATTACTTATGACCCACATCGCAAAAGAATGCGCTGCTCACATCAAAGCAATTTTGGGTTTTACTGTCCCGCCTGATTGTCAACCGATTTGGCTGTTGGCTACTTTAGTCGCGCAGTTAGGGCTAAGTTTAGATTTTCGTAAACAAGGAAAACGTGGACAACAAGTAAAATTGTTCTTTCTGTCTAAATCAGAACTAAATTTTGCATTACAAGTTATCGCTCACCGTCAGAAACAACGGGCTGATTACATCCAAACCCAGCCCTTGCAAGGGTTAGACCTGAGTTCACCCTCCGTATCCACCCCCCTGACAATTGGTATAGGAAACTCCCTTGTTGAGGGGGTAGATACTACAGCTTCTAAAGAAGTAGGGGGGCTTCGGTGCAGGGGGGCAGAAGGGCAAGAATCTTTCACCCCTGCGCCCCATCACCCCTGCGCCCCTGCCTCTGAATGCGATCGCACCGCCCTACTTCATTGTGTAGAAATGCTTCGCTCTGGTATTGCTCTAGGATTTGATGCTATCAAAGGAATTCTCAAGCGGTGGACGACTGATTGGCGATGGGAAGTGGTGCTGGAATTGGATGAGATCGCACCGGATGAATTGCAGGCTCTAGCTCTTGCATTTCCACAGTTTTATGACTGGCTTTCTGAGGCGGTGCTGCCAGTGGAGGGGGGCTGA
- a CDS encoding tyrosine-type recombinase/integrase, with protein sequence MSTNSFTSLVLTSTPPLTQNPAIVYLSTLSPGSKPTMKHSLNLIAQLLTDHQADHLTLNWSELRYKHTLALRTALIQKYSPATVNRILCALRGVLKSSLNSGLITPIDYARAVDIQSVKVPKELSGRVLSQDELDALMQTCFSDLTPAGFRDAALIAFLRGAGLRRSEVVGLELKDLAHSGDIKLHSSHPRVDRIVYLSPSAIAIVNDWIEIRTRTPGPLLCQVNKSGRVVHKRLTPQAVLFILHKRGEQAGIKPFSPHDLRHTFIWDLLNAGVDVVTVQRLAGLSNPALTARYNLRTEDRSCPPRLG encoded by the coding sequence ATGTCTACCAACTCTTTTACTTCATTGGTTTTGACGAGTACGCCACCTTTGACCCAAAACCCGGCAATTGTTTATCTCTCGACGCTCAGTCCGGGATCGAAACCGACAATGAAGCACTCGCTCAACCTGATTGCTCAATTGCTCACAGATCATCAAGCTGACCATCTGACTTTGAATTGGTCAGAATTACGCTACAAACACACCCTAGCTCTCCGCACCGCACTCATCCAAAAGTACTCCCCAGCAACCGTTAACCGAATACTATGCGCCTTAAGGGGCGTTTTGAAGTCATCTCTAAACTCCGGGCTGATTACCCCGATTGATTATGCCCGTGCTGTTGACATCCAGAGTGTCAAAGTGCCAAAAGAATTAAGCGGAAGGGTGCTTAGTCAAGATGAGCTTGATGCTTTAATGCAGACTTGCTTTAGCGATCTCACCCCAGCAGGTTTTAGAGACGCTGCACTCATCGCTTTCCTTCGCGGTGCTGGTCTGCGACGGAGTGAAGTGGTTGGTCTGGAGCTAAAAGATTTGGCACATTCTGGAGACATCAAACTCCACTCCAGTCACCCAAGAGTTGATCGGATTGTTTATTTATCTCCAAGCGCGATCGCTATCGTTAATGATTGGATTGAAATCCGAACTCGCACACCCGGCCCCCTGCTATGTCAAGTTAACAAGTCTGGGCGTGTAGTTCACAAACGGCTCACACCCCAGGCAGTGTTATTCATTTTACACAAGCGGGGTGAACAAGCTGGTATCAAACCATTCTCGCCTCACGATCTCCGGCATACGTTCATTTGGGATTTGTTAAATGCTGGTGTGGATGTTGTAACTGTACAGCGTTTAGCTGGTCTTTCTAACCCTGCTCTCACTGCACGCTATAACCTTCGCACAGAGGATCGCTCTTGTCCCCCTAGACTGGGATAA